The following coding sequences are from one Lycium ferocissimum isolate CSIRO_LF1 chromosome 3, AGI_CSIRO_Lferr_CH_V1, whole genome shotgun sequence window:
- the LOC132050926 gene encoding threonine dehydratase 1 biosynthetic, chloroplastic-like translates to MEINRQLKDKIHAIFVPVEGGGLIAGIAAYMKRVAPDIKIIGVEPSDANAMAMSLHYGQRVMLDQVGKFAVGVAVKVAGEETFRLCKELIDGVVLVNRDAICASIKDMFEEKRSILEPAGALALAGAEAYCKYYGLKDENVVAINSGANMNFDRLRLISELADVGRKKEAVLATFMPEERGSFKCFCEQVT, encoded by the exons ATGGAGATTAATCGCCAACTCAAAGATAAAATTCACGCGATATTTGTGCCTGTTGAAGGAGGGGGTCTTATAGCTGGTATTGCTGCCTATATGAAAAGGGTTGCCCCTGATATAAAGATTATTGGAGTTGAGCCATCTGATGCAAATGCAATGGCAATGTCATTACATTATGGTCAGAGAGTCATGCTGGACCAAGTTGGAAAATTTGCAGTTGGTGTAGCTGTTAAAGTGGCTGGCGAAGAAACTTTCCGTCTTTGTAAGGAACTAATAGACGGGGTGGTCCTAGTTAATCGCGATGCTATATGTGCATCGATAAAG gACATGTTTGAAGAGAAACGGAGCATATTAGAGCCTGCTGGTGCACTTGCTCTAGCTGGAGCTGAAGCATACTGCAAGTACTATGGCCTCAAGGATGAAAACGTAGTCGCAATAAATAGTGGAGCCAATATGAACTTTGACAGACTAAGATTGATAAGCGAACTTGCAGATGTTGGCAGAAAGAAGGAAGCTGTGCTAGCTACTTTTATGCCAGAAGAGCGGGGAAGCTTCAAATGCTTCTGTGAACAGGTCACTTAG
- the LOC132049666 gene encoding GDSL esterase/lipase At5g03820-like, which produces MRFLKCVIFVVMVFYVVNGDPLVPALNIFGDSVVDVGNNNNLTTLIKANFLPYGRDFVTHRPTGRFCNGKLATDFTAEYLGFTTYPPAYLSPEARGRNILTGVNFASAASGYYERTPQLYSALTLAQQLAYYRDWQGKVVNLVGRAQANNIISGGIHLLSAGSSDFIQNYYINPMFNRIVSPDRFSDMLMQSYTTFVQNLYSMGVRKIGVTTLPPTGCLPAAITLFGRGSNQCVARLNQDAVFFNSKLNRTSDSLRSRLPGLKLVVFDIYQPLFDMITKPADSGFFESRRACCGTGTIETSFLCNVRSIGTCSNATQYVFWDGFHPSEAANEKLAQSLLEQGFDLIS; this is translated from the exons atgaggttctTGAAATgtgttatttttgttgttatgGTTTTTTATGTAGTGAATGGGGATCCTCTTGTTCCAGCATTGAACATATTTGGTGACTCTGTAGTTGATGTTGGAAATAATAACAATTTAACTACTCTCATCAAGGCAAATTTTCTTCCTTATGGAAGAGATTTTGTTACACATAGACCTACCGGAAGGTTCTGCAATGGAAAGCTGGCCACTGACTTCACTG CTGAATATCTTGGGTTCACTACATACCCACCAGCTTACCTTAGCCCAGAGGCTAGAGGGAGAAATATACTCACTGGTGTCAACTTTGCCTCAGCTGCTTCCGGTTATTATGAAAGGACTCCTCAACTTTAT AGTGCACTTACCTTGGCACAGCAGCTAGCATATTACCGGGATTGGCAAGGAAAGGTAGTGAATTTAGTAGGGAGGGCCCAAGCTAATAACATAATCTCAGGAGGAATCCATCTATTAAGTGCAGGGAGCAGTGATTTTATTCAAAACTATTATATTAATCCAATGTTCAACAGGATTGTCTCACCTGATCGGTTTTCGGACATGCTTATGCAGTCTTATACTACATTTGTtcag AACCTCTATAGTATGGGAGTAAGGAAAATCGGAGTCACAACTCTGCCACCAACGGGTTGTTTGCCAGCAGCCATTACTTTGTTTGGTAGAGGAAGCAATCAATGTGTTGCTAGATTGAACCAAGATGCTGTTTTCTTCAACAGCAAGCTCAACAGGACATCAGATAGTTTGAGGAGCAGGCTTCCAGGCCTCAAACTTGTCGTCTTCGACATCTATCAGCCTCTTTTTGATATGATAACTAAACCTGCAGATAGCG GATTCTTTGAATCGAGGAGAGCTTGTTGTGGGACTGGTACCATAGAAACATCATTCCTTTGCAATGTCAGGTCAATAGGGACATGCTCCAATGCCACACAGTACGTCTTTTGGGACGGATTCCATCCCTCTGAAGCAGCTAATGAGAAATTAGCTCAAAGTCTGCTGGAGCAGGGCTTTGATCTCATCTCTTAA